ggggaaggaaagagagggggagggagagggaaagaggggctgcgcccccctcccctagtccaattaggactcctcatgggagggggcgcgccacctcctggctgctgccctctctctcccctcaggcccactaaggcccaatacttccccggggggttccggtaacccctccggcactccggttttttccgaaacttctccggaacacttccggtgtccgaatatagtcgtccaatatatcaatctttatgtctcgaccatttcgagactcctcgtcatgtccgtgatcacatccgggactccgaacaaccttcggtacatcaaagcatataaactcataatgaaactgtcatcgtagcgttaagcgtgcggaccctacgggttcgagaactatgtagacatgaccgagacacctctccggtcaataactaatagcggaacctggatgttcatattggttcccacatattctacgaagatctttatcggtcaaaccgcataacaacatacgttgttccctttgtcatcggtatgttacttgcccgagattcgatcgtcggtatctcgatacctagttcaatctcgttaccggcaagtctctttactcgttatgtaatacatcatcccgcaactaactctttagttacaatgcttgcaaggcttatagtgatgtgcattaccgagtgggcccagagatacctctccgacaatcggagtgacaaatcctaatctcgaaatacgccaacccaacaagtacctttggagacacctgtagagcacctttataatcacccagttacgttgtgacgtttggtagcacacaaagtgttcctccggtaaacgggagttgcataatctcatagtcataggaacatgtataagtcatgaaaaaagcaatagcagcatactaaacgatcgagtgctaagctaacggaatgggtcaagtcaatcacatcattctcctaatgatgtgatcccattaatcaaatgacaactcatgtctatggttaggaaacataaccatctttgatcaacgagctagtcaagtagaggcatactagtgacactctgtttgtctatgtattcacacatgtatcaagtttccggttaatacaattctagcatgaatgataaacatttatcatgatataaggaaataaataataactttattattgcctctagggcatatttccttcaatactttCCATATGGAATTTTGATGGAAAGATCGCATTCGAAGACATCCTCAGTGCGACAGAAAATTTCAATGAGAAATATTGCATTGGCATTGGAGGATATGGATTTGTCTTCAGAGTTGAGCTTGAAGGCGGGATTATCTTTGCTGTCAAGCTCCTCCACTCGATGGAAGAATACAGCGATGAGGCAACATTTCATGCCGAGATTGAAGTGTTGACAAAAATCAGGCATCGATGCATTGTTAAGTTATATGGCTTTTGTTCCCACTCCCAGTGCAAATTCCTTGTGTATGATCTTATCGAGAGGGGAAGTTTATCATCCATGCTTCATGACCAAGAGCTAGTGAAGGAATTGAATTGGCCCAAGAGAGTGACTGTTGTGAGAGATGTAGCTCAAGCTCTCTCTTACTTGCACCATGATTGTGATGATCCGATCGTGCATCGCGACATAAAAAGCAGCAACATTCTTCTGGACCTCGATTTTAAAGCTTATGTCTCAGACTTCGGCATGGCGAGGAAACTGAAGCACGGTTACTCAAGCTGGAGCACTATCTTTGCAGGGACATGTGGCTACATAGCCCCGGGTATGTACATGGGCTTAACATATACTTTTATCCTTATAAATATGTGATTCAGAAAGAGAGAAAATAGGATTCTGCTCATATTAGCAATTCTTCTTATTGCAGAATTGTCATCTACCATGGTGTTGACAGAGAAGTGCGACGTGTACAGCTTCAGCGTGGTTGCGCTGGAAGTTTTGATTGGAAAGCACCCAGGTGATCTGCTCCTTCCGTTCTTTTGCCGAACAGAGCAGCCGGGGAAGTTCAAGGATATCCTAGATTGACACGCCGCAGCACTGTCGACCATTGACGAGGAGAAGGATGTCATTTTGGTTGCCTTGGTGGCCTTTGCTTGCCCGCAAGTCAATCCCAAAGCCCGGCCAACATGCAGCAAGTATATCAGGCACTAACAAATAGAAATCGCCCAGCGTTCATGCCGGCCAGGCCCCTTCATGAAATCAGGCTGCAAGATTTGCATGATTATTGTGGCACCATAAAGAATATATGAGTCGATATAGTTACTCTACTGTATTAGCAATTACTCCAGTTTTGTTAATGTATCTACCCTGTCATGTATCAGGTTGAGTATATGTTTGGCATGTGTGTGTTTAAGATAATGTAACTATCCTGTCATCTTTGAACTTTGAAGTGTCCTCTAGCAATTATAGATTGCTGATAAATGAAGCGACATTTTGATTTTGACAACTAGCTTGTTGATATTtaccatagttttaaatagccatGTTGTAGCCTcgctatagccttttcagcagggtgccATTAAATGGTACTGATGTAGATGTGTAAAAAGTAAACAACGAAAGCATTTTAGGCTAGAACTTATAACTGTGATGAGCCCATGTGCATATGTGCATTGCTTTGTTTTCTTATGGAGCAGGGAGCAGGTCGGCTTTACTGATATATTTAGTCTTCACTTGGAATAATGTTATTAGTACCAGATCTCAAGTTCAACCATAGATTAAAATCGCGGGAGAAACGATTTCGCGGCGGCCTCTCCCAGCAGCTATAGCGGCTGCCATAGCGCGCAATCGCGGCAAATAGCGGAAATTTTTCTGACGGGAGAGATGATTTCCGGAGGGTTTTGCTCATTGCTGAACCATTTACAGGGAGTTGCGGAGGATTTCGCGGCAGCAGCCATAGCGTAGCGGCAAGGCTCCTGGACAGCTATAGCGCAGCTATCGCGGCTATTTCGCGGGCTATTTTAATCTGTGAGTTCAACCTGATTAATTCTCCGTCTTTTCGCGTAATGTTCTATTCACTTTTTTTTGCGGCTAATGTTCTATTCACATTAGCCAGTGAAGGTCTTGGACCTGAAGCTCTCACACTCAAGATATGGCTGATTGAGAAGGATTTTTTTTATCCAAAGGGTGCTGAAGCTGCTGACTGAACTCTGAATGTAGTGTCCAACATGGAAGGGAGAATATTTGCTTTGGGCTCATAACTGAAGTTAATTTACATCcttgtcttgtctatgtgtgggcAAATGCGCACCCTCTTTTCCCTTTCTAGAACACTTTTTGTACGGAGGTGGAACTGTATCGGCGGGCGGTGGCGCTGCTAGCAGAGGCCAGCGGGGAGATGCATGTTCACACAGTGAAGGGGCTCTACTGGTGGAATAAACAACACAAGATCATGTGCAATTTGGCAGTACGGTGATATCATGCGCTGCACTACATATGTTTCATCAGTATCTGTTCGAAGATCCACTCAGGGCCTGAATGTAGCCGTGTTCTGATGGCTATCGACATGCTTGAGATGCAGTGGTCAAACCTAATcgcacaaagttcagccctcgtaGCACCAATGCGTCGCCGCATTTCCCTATGATCAGCTGCATGGCTGATGATGAGCACATTTAGCATCCAAATTTCCATGATCATGTCCAAGTACCTGTCCAACCACATGAAGAAACGCCAGCCTTTGATCTGTCTAAGCATCAGGAAAACCATGATATACTACTTGGCTCTGAACATTAAAGAACAGGGAGACGACCTTCTTTCCTTGGGCATTTCACTGAATATCAACCTTTTGCATCCACATTCTGAATATTCAGTCAGAGGGTGCCTCATCATCCCTTGGTGTTCGCCGGACGGGAGCAGAGAACGAGGGGAAGAGCCAAAACGGGAGTGAAATCGGATGGACTGACAGCTGCTGGAGGTTCTGTGCACGCCGGGCCCGTGGTCGAGGATTAGTGGCACTCGTAATGCTGGAGTAGCCGTGTCGCCTGCGATTGCCTCCCTGGTGGCTGCTGGAGTGGCTCCACCATCTTCGTACATGGTGACTATGCACCAGGCCGAATGATCAACGAGATGATCATTCCAATAATTTTCATCAGTATAACAGTATTTTTTTATGTTATATAAGACTATCCTCATAAAAGAACAATAACCAGTATATAGTTACAGATATATAGGCATATTCCATGCCAAACCTAGTAGTATCAATCTAATATGCTTTGAAAAAAAAGACTGAAAATTTTAGTGCAAACCACTGAAAATATCACTGGTCATAGCTGGAACTTGAATAGAATAGATGCATCCTAGCTACTAAGACTTCGGCTGGTATGGGGCTGCCATGGCCGGCTTGTATGGGCAACCCATGTAACGAGGTATACACCGTGCCAGGAACCTTCTGAGGACGGGTGAACAAAATATAGTAAAATTTGTAAGTATAAACTCAAGAAGGACAATATCAGTGCTAGGCTGCTAGCACACAAGATAACCGTTTTTCCATAACAAAGGTCTTTATTTTGGTTTCCTCTATCTATAGTCCCACACTGGGTAGAACTCAGTTTGATTTATAACTCAACATCAAGTGGAGTGAGAGAGTGACCGGTAAAAGAGATACCTATGCCAATAAGCATGTTTAAAAGAGACACCTATGTGAATAAGCAACATGCCTAGTTATTGAACCGATGGAACCACAAGTAGTATTAAAATTCCTATTTGCAGGCGACATCCCATTGTAATCGAATATCAACTCACACTCAATACATGCACTCCAAATGGAAATAGTATGCCCAAAGAGAATGCCAACTATCTATATATACCGTGGCTGCATGGCGAAGATGACGTTGTATAAGCGTGTTGGCCATCACATTGATATGCATGCCAGTTAGGAAGCAATTTTACGACCTATGTTGTTTATTTTGAGACGTTGGAGTCCACCAAATTCAGTCAAGTCTTACTCTAGAAAGCAACATTCGATTGTAGTCCAAGTCCACTTTCTTTATTAGTCACGACCATATTCCATGCCACTTGATATGTTTACAGTGTTGTGCCCTATTTAAAAACCTTCAGCTGCAAGCCGAGACAGAAGCTCTTCGTTTGCTCATTCTCTCTGATCTGAAATTGTGGGCGATGGCAGATGCGCAGAATTATGTGCCTAGTTATGCCTGCCTTATATTTAGGCTCTGTTCTCATCATGATTATGTTATGTATTCTGGACATGGGCTTGGTCCATCTTTCTTCTCTATAAAGTTTACATGCAGTTCTCCTGCATGGTCTGAAAAGAAAATTATGTGAGTAGTTTTTCTTTGTGCACTGGTTTGGAGTGGAGATAAGTGTGTATGTTTGTTCTACCGCCGTAGATTAATTGAATTCTTGTAAGCTATAAGTCTATAACTCTTGCCTTCTATGAAACTATGGTACGCATTTTGCGTATTTTTGAAAAAGGAGAAAACTTCTCTAGAGATTTTGAGATGTTCTTCTACGCTCCCGTTACTTCTCTTGTAAGCTAGCACACACCCAGGTTCTGTTTTCCACTGTTATGGCCTTGTGTACCGTCGGATCGAAAGGGCTTGGTTGGAAAGTAGTTTTCCACTGTTCTTTTTTCCACACTTACGAGAACTTGGTTTGATTTTTAGTTCAAACAACAAGTGTGAACCAATTCAAAGTCAGGCTACACTTTCAACTAATACCCAATGTCGTGCAATTTTCAGCATAGATGGTAAAGCAGTTCTGCAAATGAATTCAGCGTGAGGACAAGACATTTATGTTCAAAAGCATGAACGAGCATGCGTCTCACATGATTAAAACATGTGGTTAAGGATTAATACGCATGTATGGGTGCATATACCGAGGCTCGCGCTTAGTAGTAACAAATGTGAGGCATTCATGCATTGCTTGCTGTCTTGCCGATCAGTTTGATTCGTCAGTCAGTAGAGCAGAGGCAGGAAAGGGATAGGAGCATGCTCTCTCAGCTGTCTTGCTGATCGTATTTAGAGCAGCATGCCACTCAAGTCATAAACAACAGGCTTGTTCTCACAAAGAGAATGTATAAAGAGAAAAAAAAAGGGAAAGCCAGAGTCATAGCTACAGAAGCCAAACAAACTTGGTCCATTCAGTTTTCAAAATGGGTATATTTGCTTCATAAGGAACAATCGTATTGGCTGCAAAAGCAGTAAAAGTATATACTGGATGTATGAACAAGTACCTGAACCTTGTTGCATTGAGTAATTTTTGTGTGCGCGTCAGAATGGTTTTCGCTTGGGAGAAGTGTGTCAGGCCCATTGACTAAACTGTACGTAACATCaaggttttttgaaaaaaaaaatcaaggtTTTTTGAAAAGCACATTCAGGTGACAAGGCAACCTTCTTTTCTCCACAAATGATTCAGGTTTCATCTTGATCTACAAGTTAGACTCCGCACTCTCCTTCCCCTTAAAAAGAACATTATATTCCTTGTGTCTAATCGAGAAACTAGTAAGGTATTGAAAATTACCAAACTAAATGTCTTTTTCTGTTTGCCATTTGGTGGAGACTCGTTCAGGAAAAGTGACCCTGAACTTAGCCCCGTTCTTCTGAAGGAGCACGAAAATGCTCTTCAGTTGACAATAGTGTCTGTCAAGAGACACCATCATGATTCGTGACCAAAAGTTTTAAAATGTTCCCAATTTATCAAATGTTTCAACAGACACCAACAGGAGGTTTCACTTTTTTGTTTTACCAATTTATGTAAATTTCAAAATGTTCCTATATACTAATTTTATAAAAAATGTTGTTCATTTATTTTTAAAAGTGTTATCATGTATGTAGAAAACATTCATCGGGTATTTAAAATCATATTCGGTGTGTATTTAAGAAACCTTTAACATGTATTAAAACATAGCCATCGTGTATTTAAAAAGCATTCATGTGCATTTCATGAGTATTCATTGTGTATTAAAAAATTTCATTCTATATTTAAATGGCCGTCAAGCACTCaaataatgttcattgtgtatagaaaaatgtacatgcatttaaaaatatttataaaaaaggaaaataaaaaacttaatcaaaataaaaagaaaacaatctGGAATGTAAGTAAAACAAAAAATAGAATAAAACTcgaaatgaaaaaggggaaagtgaaagcaagaagaagaaaaatattttAAAAAGCCGAGAGCGTGGACTGGGGACAAAATGTGCAAAGGCTACTTTAAAAACTCTTAGTGTTAATTGTACTGTGTTTATCATGTAGTAAAAAATGTGCAACATTATTTAGAAAATGGTCCTGTATTTAAAAATATGAAcaatgtattagaaaaatgtttaaaattataaaaaaaatgttTACCTTGTATCAGAAAATCTTAAAATATTTAAAAACATTCGTcgtgcatttaaaaaaatgttcaacatgtgttAAAAATGTTAAACATTATTTAAACACACGTTCTTGTGTATTAAAATATTTTTAATGTGTATTAAAACAATTATATGTTTGAAAGTGTTCAACATTATTTTAACAATGTTCATCTTGCATTAATGTTCCACATTATTTGGAAAATGTTCTTCGTGTATATAAAAATgtcaacatgtatttaaaaatttaGAGTGTATTAAAGGTACATACACAGTAAGTACAAATATATTTGGGAAatgaaacaaaaaatgaaataacaaaggactacaacagaaaaggtaaaaaaggaaaataagaaaacATGAAAAGACAAAAGCcgaaaaaatgcaaaggaaaaaacaaaaagaaacatagaaaataAAGATAAAACAAACaggaaggaaaacaaaaaaaaactgaaaatgGTGAATCCATGGGAGCGAACATAGCAACCTACACATAGAACCGAAAAATAGAAAGAAACGAGAAAAGGCAACGCAAGTGTTTGGCCCTCGGAGCAACTGAGTAAACAAAAAAAACATAATGCTCCCTCCGCTCCAGAATATATGGTCCGTCTATTTTCTTAAAAGTCAAACATATGTGTGTCTCCAAGATTATAAAATAAATATCAGCATCTATACAATATTAAAAAAGTGAAAATATTATGATGGATATAATATGTTTGTTTGTTCTACCGCCCTAGATTGATATGCCTTTGGAGTGGAGATATGTGTGTATGTTTGTTCTACCGCCCTAGATTGATTCTATTCTTGTAAGCTATAAGTCTATAACTCTTGCCTTCTATGAAACTATGGTACGCATTTTGCGTATTTTTTAAAAAGGAGAAAACTTCTCTAGAGATTTTGAGATGTTCTTCTGCGCTCCCGTTACTGTCGGAGCTGAGAAGTTCGAAATGGGTGTACAGAATATAGGGAAGTTTGCAAGTATAACGGAATTATCATTGCTAGCACACACCCAGGTTCTGTTTTCCACTGTTATGGCCTTGTTTACCGTGGGATCGAAAGGGCTTGGTTGGAAAGTAGTTTTCCACTGTTCTTTTTCTCCACACTTACGAGAACTTGGTTTGATTTTTAGTTCAAACAACAAGTGTGAACCAATTCAAAGTCAGGCTACAGTTTTAACTAATCCCCAACGTAATGCAATTTTCAGCATAGATGGTACAGCAGTTCTGCAAATGAGTTCAGCATGAGGACAAGACATTTATGTTCAAAAGCATGAACAAGCATGCATCTCACATGATTAAAACATGTGGTTAAGGATTAATAAGCATGTGCAGGCGCATATACGTAGGCTCACGCTTAGCATTACTAAATGTACTGCTATCTAATCAGACATTCAGGCATTGCCCGTTGTCTTGCTGATCAGTTTGACTCGTCAGTCAGTAGAGCAGAGGTAGGAAAGGGATAGGAGCATGCACTAGGATCAACAGGGAAAAGTCAGGTCTCTCAGCTGTCTTGCTGATGGTATTTAGAGCAACATGTCACTCAAATCATAAACAACAGGCTTGTTCTGACAAAGAGAATGTATAAAGAGAAAAAAAGGGAAAGTCAGAGTCATAGCTACAGAAGCCAAACAAACTTGGTCCAGTCGATTTTGAAAATGGGTATATGTGCTTCGTAAGGAACAATCATATTGGCTGCAAAAGCAGTAAAAAAACATACTGGATGTATGCACAAGTACCTGAACCATGTTGCATTGTGTAATTTTTGTGTGCGTGTCAGAATGGTTTTCGCTTGGGAAAAGTTTGTCAGGCACATTGACTAAACTGTACAAAACATGGAGGCGTCAAAGGATGAGTGGATGACTCGTTGCCTCTTTCGAGGATCTTCTCAAAAGCACATCTAGGTTTTTTGAAAAGCACATTCAGGTGACAAGGCAACTTTCTTTTCTCTAGAAAAGTTTCAGGTTTCATCTTGATGGACAAGTTAGACTCTTCATTCTCCTTCCCCAGAATCAAGGAGCCACACTGGAACAGTAAAAGAACATTATATTCCTTGTGGCTAATCGAGTAATTAGTAAGGTATTGAAAATTACCAAACTAAATGTCCTTTTCTGTTTTACCATTTGGTGGAGACTCCTTCAGGAAAAGGGGCCCTGAACTTAGCTCCGTTCTTCTGAAGGAGCACGAAAATACTATTTAGTGGACAGTAGTGTCTGTCAAGAGACACCATCATGATTCGTGACCAAAAGTTTCGAAATGTTTATATACAAAATGTTCAAAATGTTTCAAGAGACACCAACAGGAGGTTTCACTTTTTTTGTTTTACCCATTTATGTATATTTCAAAATGTTCCAAAAAACAATTTTAATTGCTTATATACTAATTTATAAAAATGATCTTCATTTTTTAAATGTTATCATGTATTTAGAAAACGTTCATCGGGTATTTAAAATCACATTCGGTGTGTATTTACGAAACCTTTATCATGTATAGAAACATAGCCATCCTGTATTTAGAAAACATTCATGTGCATTTCAGGAGTATTCATcgtgtattaaaaatgttcatttTATATTTAAAATATGATCGTCATGCATTCAAATAATTTTTATTGTGTATTGAAaattatacatccattaaaaagtattgataaataaaaaggaaaataaaaaacatAATTAAAATAAAAGGTAAACAATCTGGAATATAAGTAAAAACAGAAAGTATGGAATAAAACtggaaatgaaaaaagaaaagtgCAAAACAACAAGAAGAAAAAGACTGAAAAATGCCCGGGGGCGTGCGGGCAGGGGACAAATTGTGCAAAGTCTATTTTAAAAATGCTTAGCGTTCATTGTACATTATTTGAAAATTTTggtcatgtatttaaaaatattcGACCTGTATTAGAGAAATGTTTAAAATTATAACACAATGTTTATCTTGTATCAGAAAATCTTAAAATATCGAACAATGTTCGTCATGCATTTAGAAAATGTTCGACATGGGTTGAAAATGTTAAAATTTATTTTAACACGTGTTCTTGTGTATTAATATATGCTTGACGCGTACTGATACAAATAAACATAtgttaaaaatgttcaacattatTTTAACAATGTTCATCGTGCATTAATGTTCGACATTATTTTGGAAATGTTCTCCGTATATATGAAAATGGTCGACATGTATTTATAAAATTTTAAGAGTGTATAGAAGGTACATATACAATAAGTAAAAATATATTTGACAATTgaaacaaaaaaatgaaataaCAAAGAACTACAACaaaaaaggtaaaagaaaggaaaataaaaacatGAAAAGAGAAAAGCGGAAAAAATGCAAAtggaaaaacaaaaagaaacatataaaataaaaggaaaagaagcatgaaagaaaacaaaaaaatgctaaATCCATGGGAAaatagaaagaaacaaaaaaaaggcAACATATGTGTTGGCCCTGGGAGCAACCGAGTAACAAAAAAAAAACATAATGCTCCCTCCGCTCCAGAATATATGGTGCGTCTATCTTCGTGAAAGTCAAACATATGTGTGTTTCCAAGATTATAAAATAAATATCAGCAGCTATACAATATTAAAAAAGCATGAATATAATATTCATGAtggatataatatgaaaatattttTCATGTTGGAAGGAAGGCACTcattataaaaaatatataaagatACTTTAACATCATTCTCTAAAATAAACCCGAGACCCCTACCAAAGAGTCACAGAGAAGCAGGaacaagaaaaaaaaatcaacattGTTCCTTGTCTTAGCGAGATTGAATGCACTGAACAACACAATAAGCAGCTGAAAGTTCTTGCCTCCAGAAGAAAAGTAGACATGGGGAGATTAGATtgctttttctttttcctcttgaAAGGCGACAAGTGAAAGCCTTCCTCCCCTCGATCTTCACCGGCGTGCTCGTGGATTTGCCTCCCCTCCACCTGCCGCTCCGGCGGCCCGTGGAGGCGTCGGCGGCTCGTTTTGGCGGCAGCAATGG
This DNA window, taken from Triticum aestivum cultivar Chinese Spring chromosome 1D, IWGSC CS RefSeq v2.1, whole genome shotgun sequence, encodes the following:
- the LOC123157344 gene encoding MDIS1-interacting receptor like kinase 2, which encodes MASDPRRRRWPDPGQLGLGRRGSRPVAGLGAGEVEVVGSRGYDAAGLRPSTALVARTGIFPSILSIWNFDGKIAFEDILSATENFNEKYCIGIGGYGFVFRVELEGGIIFAVKLLHSMEEYSDEATFHAEIEVLTKIRHRCIVKLYGFCSHSQCKFLVYDLIERGSLSSMLHDQELVKELNWPKRVTVVRDVAQALSYLHHDCDDPIVHRDIKSSNILLDLDFKAYVSDFGMARKLKHGYSSWSTIFAGTCGYIAPELSSTMVLTEKCDVYSFSVVALEVLIGKHPGDLLLPFFCRTEQPGKFKDILD